A single region of the Pontibacter kalidii genome encodes:
- a CDS encoding SDR family oxidoreductase, producing MAQNRWLLTGRKAVVTGGSKGIGEATVKEMLALGAEVLAVARKKEDLDRLKEQHPQGLYTLPADVSQPEGRAAVAGWVQQKWGLLDILVNNAGTNIRKPTAEYTAEEYEFIMQTNLRSAFELNRLLYPLLQKSEQGNIVHVTSVAGLVHVRTGSIYGMTKAALTQLTRNLAVEWAKDGIRVNAVAPWYISTPLAQTVLSNPEFYDHVISRTPLQKVGEPADVAGAVAFLCLPAAAYVTGQTIAVDGGFTVNGFHPL from the coding sequence ATGGCACAAAACAGATGGCTGCTGACAGGCAGAAAGGCAGTGGTAACCGGGGGCTCTAAAGGCATAGGCGAGGCGACCGTGAAAGAGATGCTGGCGCTTGGCGCCGAGGTGCTGGCCGTGGCCCGCAAAAAGGAAGACCTGGACCGCCTGAAGGAGCAGCATCCGCAGGGGCTGTATACGTTGCCGGCAGACGTAAGCCAGCCCGAGGGCAGGGCGGCCGTGGCCGGGTGGGTACAGCAGAAGTGGGGCCTGCTCGACATTCTGGTTAACAACGCCGGCACCAACATCCGCAAACCAACCGCTGAGTACACCGCTGAAGAATATGAGTTTATCATGCAGACCAACCTGCGGTCGGCGTTTGAGCTGAACCGGCTGCTGTACCCGTTGCTGCAGAAATCTGAGCAGGGCAACATTGTGCATGTCACCTCCGTGGCAGGGCTGGTGCACGTGCGCACCGGCAGCATATATGGCATGACCAAAGCCGCCTTAACGCAGCTCACCCGCAACCTGGCCGTGGAATGGGCAAAAGACGGGATCCGGGTAAACGCCGTGGCTCCCTGGTACATTAGCACCCCACTGGCCCAGACGGTGCTCAGCAATCCTGAGTTCTACGATCATGTGATCAGCCGCACCCCGCTGCAAAAGGTAGGAGAGCCGGCGGATGTGGCCGGTGCCGTGGCCTTCCTGTGCCTGCCCGCTGCGGCCTACGTTACCGGCCAGACCATTGCCGTAGACGGGGGCTTCACGGTGAATGGTTTTCACCCGCTGTAG